The Gammaproteobacteria bacterium genome includes a region encoding these proteins:
- a CDS encoding NAD(P)/FAD-dependent oxidoreductase, producing the protein MKQLDVIVIGAGAAGLMCAIEAGRRGRKVLVLDHAKRIGKKILLSGGGRCNFTNINAGPDNFISANPHFAKSALSRYTPADFIALVEKHGISYHEKKLGQLFCDNSAKDIVAMLADECKQASVQILTRCDIDAVSRNERFELETSLGSFSSDSLVVACGGLSFPTMGASDFGYRLAGQFGLKVLPTRAALVPLTLDGALKRQADALSGVSLDCEASAEDGTGFRENLLFTHRGLSGPAILQVSSYWREGEAIRLDLFPGESAAEWLRDMRQQRPRARLTTILAERLPKRFVEELAASMAGDWPGGNLADCSNRQLDALASRLDAWQLVPAGSEGYRTAEVTLGGVDTAELSSQTMAAKQVPGLYFIGEVVDVTGWLGGYNFQWAWASGWCAGQAC; encoded by the coding sequence ATGAAGCAGCTTGACGTCATCGTGATCGGCGCAGGCGCCGCGGGACTGATGTGCGCCATCGAAGCCGGCAGGCGTGGCCGCAAGGTCCTCGTGCTCGACCATGCCAAGCGGATCGGCAAGAAGATCCTGCTGTCCGGCGGTGGACGCTGCAATTTCACCAACATCAACGCCGGGCCGGACAACTTCATTTCCGCCAACCCCCATTTCGCGAAGTCGGCCCTGTCGCGTTACACGCCCGCTGACTTCATCGCGCTGGTGGAAAAGCATGGCATTTCCTATCACGAGAAAAAGCTCGGCCAGCTGTTCTGCGACAACAGCGCCAAGGACATCGTTGCCATGCTGGCAGACGAGTGCAAGCAGGCCAGTGTGCAGATTCTCACGCGCTGCGATATCGATGCCGTCAGCAGGAATGAACGCTTCGAACTGGAGACCTCGCTGGGAAGCTTCAGCAGCGACAGCCTGGTTGTCGCCTGTGGCGGCCTCAGCTTTCCGACCATGGGTGCGAGCGACTTCGGCTACCGACTGGCCGGGCAATTCGGCCTCAAGGTGTTGCCGACACGGGCTGCGCTCGTGCCGTTGACGCTGGATGGCGCACTGAAACGGCAGGCGGATGCCTTGTCCGGCGTGAGCCTGGATTGCGAGGCCAGTGCCGAAGACGGCACCGGCTTTCGTGAAAACCTGTTGTTCACGCATCGTGGCCTGAGCGGTCCTGCGATCCTGCAGGTGTCTTCTTACTGGCGGGAGGGCGAGGCGATCCGGCTCGATCTCTTCCCGGGGGAGAGTGCGGCCGAGTGGCTCAGGGACATGCGACAGCAGCGGCCTCGCGCCAGGCTGACAACAATACTGGCAGAGCGCCTGCCGAAGCGTTTTGTCGAGGAGCTGGCTGCGAGCATGGCGGGCGACTGGCCCGGCGGCAACCTGGCGGATTGCAGCAACAGGCAACTGGATGCACTGGCCAGCCGCCTCGATGCCTGGCAGCTGGTCCCGGCTGGCAGCGAAGGTTATCGCACCGCCGAGGTCACCCTTGGCGGCGTCGACACCGCCGAGCTGTCGTCGCAGACCATGGCAGCAAAGCAGGTGCCGGGGCTGTACTTCATTGGTGAGGTTGTCGACGTGACGGGCTGGCTGGGCGGCTACAACTTCCAGTGGGCCTGGGCCTCTGGCTGGTGCGCCGGCCAGGCCTGCTGA